One genomic window of Desulfurococcus mucosus DSM 2162 includes the following:
- the csa3 gene encoding CRISPR-associated CARF protein Csa3 has protein sequence MDVENRTLVFTLGFDIKYQVKTIIELGRNINRFISIVNSDKSEKVLKALEEIDKFVRDYLEAEVETWEIDFSNVDKAFLELCKRFSSLRNGEVIIDVSGGMRIMGILTLFAAIVTLEPKDIRIYLWTEDGKTRADISFVSYIPLRPALSELSRKALRVIADRGEISLTELSQSMDKPKPSVYRAVRELLKLGLINEYKRGRASVYRLTPKGSVMAYMDDSEGD, from the coding sequence ATGGATGTCGAGAACAGGACCTTGGTTTTCACTCTTGGATTCGACATCAAGTACCAGGTTAAGACAATTATTGAACTAGGGAGAAACATAAACAGATTCATCTCGATAGTCAACAGTGATAAGAGTGAAAAAGTGTTGAAGGCACTTGAAGAGATAGACAAGTTCGTGAGAGACTATTTAGAGGCCGAAGTTGAAACATGGGAGATAGACTTCTCAAACGTTGACAAAGCCTTCCTAGAGCTATGCAAGAGGTTTTCAAGCCTGAGGAACGGGGAAGTGATTATAGATGTAAGTGGGGGTATGAGGATAATGGGTATCCTCACCCTCTTTGCTGCAATAGTAACCCTAGAGCCCAAGGACATTAGGATCTACCTATGGACAGAGGATGGAAAAACCAGGGCAGACATATCATTCGTCAGTTATATACCGTTGAGACCCGCTCTCTCCGAGTTATCCAGGAAAGCACTGAGGGTTATCGCGGATAGAGGAGAAATAAGCCTAACTGAGCTTTCCCAAAGCATGGATAAGCCGAAGCCCTCCGTCTACAGGGCTGTAAGAGAACTCTTGAAGCTTGGCTTAATCAACGAATACAAGAGGGGAAGGGCTAGCGTCTACAGGCTTACCCCTAAAGGGAGTGTTATGGCGTATATGGATGACTCAGAGGGAGACTAG
- the cas6 gene encoding CRISPR system precrRNA processing endoribonuclease RAMP protein Cas6 translates to MTQRETSGMRRIIEDLIIRFFNKYSVVRLTYSLKTKETLQLPYFSSYLVKNLIETMDVYRPLIEAQDSHMQGRVIFRAIKTSKGTPLYPVHSRNEGCTPYIKPNKSYSTEIIVISENLGFMDEIVANPYTSFKTPHGEVEFELLGMHIHAQPPTYTSNVDSGKVLRVDVQTPLLLSSELTMPLRIRRVLHGTLRHFRLSVSPGLLAASILGEIAEYVGVTGEETWRIQYLTSRYFDALIEEVYLKLMAETVTIEKNSAGDYKVARGVKGQLAYKPVKETCGEAFVKLLWLATLIGVGDGREVGFGEISLTVEDTEKAGSSPLETRNAGLSAEKSERQAC, encoded by the coding sequence ATGACTCAGAGGGAGACTAGTGGAATGAGAAGAATTATCGAAGACCTCATCATCAGATTCTTCAACAAGTATTCCGTCGTGAGGTTAACGTACTCTCTGAAGACAAAGGAAACACTGCAGCTCCCATACTTCAGCTCATACCTAGTGAAAAACCTTATCGAAACCATGGATGTATACAGACCACTAATTGAGGCACAGGACTCGCACATGCAAGGCAGGGTTATCTTCAGAGCTATTAAAACCAGTAAAGGAACCCCGCTCTACCCTGTGCACAGTAGAAACGAGGGGTGCACACCCTACATTAAGCCCAATAAATCCTACAGCACAGAGATAATCGTTATCTCCGAGAACCTAGGTTTCATGGATGAAATAGTTGCGAATCCATATACCAGCTTCAAGACGCCTCACGGCGAGGTGGAATTCGAATTACTCGGTATGCATATACATGCTCAGCCACCCACATACACTTCCAATGTAGATAGTGGAAAAGTGCTCAGGGTGGATGTTCAAACACCTTTACTCCTATCTTCCGAGTTAACGATGCCACTCAGGATACGCAGAGTACTACATGGCACTCTTCGTCATTTTAGGCTCAGCGTATCTCCCGGTCTTCTCGCAGCCTCCATATTAGGGGAGATAGCCGAATACGTTGGGGTTACTGGCGAGGAAACATGGAGGATTCAATACCTTACATCAAGGTACTTTGATGCCTTAATAGAAGAGGTGTATTTGAAGCTCATGGCGGAGACAGTCACTATTGAGAAGAACAGTGCAGGCGACTACAAGGTTGCCAGAGGTGTTAAGGGTCAACTAGCTTACAAGCCAGTAAAGGAAACATGTGGCGAAGCATTCGTGAAGCTTCTCTGGCTCGCTACACTTATAGGCGTAGGTGATGGAAGGGAGGTGGGTTTCGGCGAGATAAGCCTCACAGTAGAGGACACGGAAAAGGCAGGGTCAAGCCCGTTGGAAACCAGGAATGCGGGTCTCAGCGCAGAGAAGTCTGAACGACAAGCGTGTTGA
- the cas6 gene encoding CRISPR system precrRNA processing endoribonuclease RAMP protein Cas6 encodes MCGFKRLNCGKCLIWYMCPFGYLYRARSKGIVLRKLRGVSKPFVLKPPLTDARSFSPGDMLEFSAVLAGDAVRFEKDLLVSVLELGGRGLGVKSARGRFEVVEVAARNPVTGFESIVYRGGSFFDSRAVVTVGDLVKRASEISSGKSLQASFLTPYRVVEGGVAGPLTSFESLVKSALRRFSVIMPQYMYVNPVRDVGKLLEEARKVGLAGADLHRVPIVYRGKREDYYVGTYEFKGEIGMDVALLLAFSELFHIGKRASYGHGWPVFLPG; translated from the coding sequence GTGTGCGGCTTCAAGAGGCTTAACTGTGGTAAATGCCTTATATGGTATATGTGTCCCTTCGGCTACCTGTATAGGGCTAGGTCGAAGGGGATTGTGCTTAGGAAGCTGAGGGGTGTGTCTAAACCATTCGTCCTTAAGCCACCGTTGACTGATGCACGCTCTTTTTCACCCGGCGACATGTTGGAGTTCTCGGCTGTGCTCGCCGGCGACGCGGTGAGGTTTGAGAAGGATTTACTGGTCTCAGTGCTGGAGCTGGGTGGGAGGGGGCTTGGAGTAAAGTCTGCCAGAGGGAGGTTTGAGGTGGTTGAGGTGGCTGCCAGGAACCCTGTTACGGGCTTTGAATCCATAGTGTACAGGGGCGGCAGTTTCTTCGACTCCAGGGCAGTGGTGACGGTGGGAGACCTTGTGAAGAGGGCTTCAGAGATATCCTCGGGCAAAAGCCTCCAAGCCTCCTTCCTCACCCCGTACAGGGTTGTCGAGGGAGGTGTTGCAGGCCCCTTAACCAGTTTTGAATCTCTGGTTAAGTCAGCGTTAAGGAGGTTCTCAGTCATCATGCCGCAATACATGTACGTCAACCCTGTGCGAGACGTGGGGAAGCTGCTCGAGGAGGCTAGGAAGGTGGGGCTTGCGGGAGCCGACTTACACAGGGTGCCAATAGTGTACAGGGGTAAGAGAGAAGACTACTACGTCGGCACCTACGAGTTCAAAGGCGAGATCGGGATGGATGTAGCATTACTCCTAGCGTTCTCAGAGCTATTCCACATAGGTAAGAGGGCGAGCTACGGGCACGGCTGGCCGGTCTTCCTCCCCGGGTAG
- the cas3 gene encoding CRISPR-associated helicase Cas3' → MRKLISDFLYAFDFNAPGLAVLKLPTGYGKTELFMELAKRTCMGKIARAIYASPLRALNEDLYYKLEERGYCVVHQRARQYMERSESPFFHRKVVVTTIDTLGFSVYKVPTAEMSDIVEGYVMKDERTRGHFSIPRANISDSVVLIDEPHLAFTESGLERLLLGILQYLLASKATVILASATLTDLMLRKIDYIKRRVEDKIGVKLQYEKCIYAKECSFSSNTRDEEFDQVQAKKNVEMEIHTSKQLIDKVLELIASRDATRKLIVLNSPREAIKVYRKIQEQNIEGTGEVFMLHGLLSRNDREETTRKLLENKNKPFTLVATQVVEAGLDVSADLLITDLAPIQSLVQRMGRVSRWDQDESGRIEIVVDEHKMNNSEDYGPYGKDLVDSALKALSEIKGSLKPKIPASMEGFKGYMDLVDYAESILAPRYEEPALSLGKLLSLSSEPQEQIVFDFLSGRIGRNAVTIQGFILDADGSKVVENKNVEPGQLESMDKLMLPVWLLERLLDSDDGKSITVIVEEKGSIVIREKGLDKLRDIIRRSKKGGAGTHKHYDVFKLNYSLINENIKGVLVPRSLYNKIAREGVDYGE, encoded by the coding sequence GTGAGAAAATTAATATCAGATTTTTTATACGCATTCGACTTCAACGCTCCCGGGCTTGCTGTACTAAAGCTACCCACAGGCTACGGTAAGACTGAGCTCTTCATGGAACTAGCAAAAAGAACCTGTATGGGGAAGATAGCTAGGGCTATTTATGCATCGCCGTTGAGAGCGTTGAACGAGGATCTCTACTATAAGCTTGAGGAGAGAGGCTACTGCGTAGTTCACCAAAGGGCGAGACAGTACATGGAGAGAAGCGAGTCCCCATTCTTCCATAGAAAGGTTGTGGTGACAACGATAGATACACTTGGCTTCAGCGTCTACAAGGTGCCTACTGCAGAGATGAGTGATATTGTAGAAGGCTATGTGATGAAGGATGAGAGGACAAGGGGGCATTTCTCCATCCCTAGGGCTAACATCAGCGATTCAGTTGTACTGATAGATGAGCCCCACCTGGCATTCACTGAGAGCGGGTTGGAAAGACTTCTACTCGGGATACTCCAATACTTGCTTGCAAGCAAGGCAACCGTTATACTAGCTTCAGCAACGCTCACAGACCTCATGCTCAGGAAGATAGATTACATTAAGAGACGCGTCGAAGATAAAATAGGTGTCAAACTACAGTACGAGAAATGCATATATGCGAAGGAGTGCAGCTTCAGTAGCAACACACGCGATGAGGAGTTCGACCAGGTGCAGGCAAAGAAGAATGTGGAAATGGAGATTCACACCTCGAAGCAGCTGATCGACAAAGTTCTTGAACTGATTGCCAGCCGGGACGCAACTAGGAAGTTGATAGTGTTAAACTCACCGAGGGAGGCCATCAAGGTATACAGAAAGATCCAGGAGCAAAACATTGAGGGAACCGGTGAAGTATTTATGTTGCATGGGCTTCTATCGAGAAATGACAGGGAGGAAACAACAAGAAAACTCCTCGAAAACAAGAATAAGCCATTCACACTAGTAGCAACACAGGTTGTTGAAGCCGGGCTCGATGTCAGTGCGGATCTATTGATAACGGATCTTGCACCAATACAGAGTCTCGTACAGAGAATGGGGAGGGTGAGCAGATGGGATCAAGATGAGTCAGGCAGGATCGAGATCGTAGTTGACGAGCATAAAATGAACAACAGCGAGGACTACGGCCCATATGGAAAAGACCTCGTTGATTCCGCCTTAAAAGCTCTCTCAGAGATCAAGGGATCCCTAAAGCCAAAGATTCCTGCGTCAATGGAAGGCTTCAAAGGGTACATGGATCTAGTAGACTACGCTGAGAGCATCCTAGCCCCCAGATATGAGGAGCCAGCACTTTCACTGGGAAAACTGCTGTCTCTCTCCTCCGAGCCACAGGAGCAGATAGTGTTCGACTTCCTTAGTGGTAGAATTGGGAGGAATGCGGTCACAATTCAAGGGTTTATCCTTGACGCAGACGGCAGTAAGGTGGTTGAAAACAAAAATGTGGAGCCGGGGCAACTCGAAAGCATGGATAAATTGATGTTGCCTGTCTGGCTACTTGAGAGGCTACTTGACAGTGACGATGGGAAGAGTATAACGGTAATAGTTGAGGAGAAGGGATCAATAGTGATTCGTGAGAAAGGCCTAGATAAGTTGAGGGATATAATCAGGAGGAGCAAGAAGGGCGGTGCTGGGACGCATAAACACTATGATGTCTTCAAGCTGAACTATTCCCTGATAAACGAAAACATCAAGGGAGTTCTGGTTCCGAGGTCTTTGTATAATAAAATAGCCCGTGAGGGTGTGGATTATGGAGAGTAA